In Helianthus annuus cultivar XRQ/B chromosome 3, HanXRQr2.0-SUNRISE, whole genome shotgun sequence, a single window of DNA contains:
- the LOC110929816 gene encoding UDP-glycosyltransferase 79A2, translating into MSELHLVMFPFFAFGHISPFVELSNKLSSYPGIKISFLAASASVSRIETMLNPTTSKVIPLTLPHVDGLPPGIENTSDTSPATHELLKVALDLMQPHIKTLLTNLKPSFVFFDFAQSWLPEIASELGIKTIHFSVFTAICRAIVTRWFNHDTLPTIEEMKKPPPDVKSHLQLPGTITLKTFEATDFMYMFKSFHGTLSVFDRLVKCFNECNAILIKTCREMEGPYIDYFSNQVKKPVLLIGPVVPEPNSSELDETWANWLSQFPAKSVIYCSFGSETFLTDDQITELALGLELTGLPFFLVVNFPANLDSCAELNRTLPEGFVKRVKDKGVVHSGWMQQRHILAHESVGCYVFHAGFSSVIEGLVNDCQLVMLPLKNDQFLNSRLVALEWKAGVEVNRRDEDGYFGKDDVFEAVKSVMMETEKEPAKSIRGNHKKWKEFLQNDEIHNKYVTDFVENLKAM; encoded by the exons ATGTCGGAACTACACTTAGTCATGTTCCCTTTCTTTGCATTTGGTCACATTAGTCCTTTTGTAGAGTTATCCAACAAGTTATCATCCTATCCCGGTATCAAGATTTCCTTCTTGGCTGCTTCAGCCAGTGTGAGCCGTATCGAAACCATGCTAAACCCTACCACCTCCAAAGTCATCCCATTAACTCTACCGCATGTCGATGGTCTTCCCCCGGGGATCGAAAACACCTCTGACACCTCACCAGCCACCCATGAACTTCTAAAAGTTGCATTAGACCTCATGCAACCTCATATAAAAACTTTACTTACTAACCTTAAACCAAGTTTCGTGTTCTTCGACTTTGCACAATCGTGGCTGCCAGAAATAGCGTCTGAGCTTGGGATAAAAACCATCCATTTCTCGGTTTTTACGGCGATTTGTCGCGCGATTGTGACCCGTTGGTTCAACCATGACACACTACCAACTATAGAGGAAATGAAAAAACCTCCGCCAGATGTTAAAT CTCATCTGCAACTGCCTGGAACCATCACTTTGAAGACCTTTGAAGCTACAGATTTCATGTACATGTTCAAGAGCTTCCATGGCACACTAAGCGTATTCGATCGCTTAGTGAAATGCTTCAATGAATGTAATGCCATACTCATCAAGACATGCAGAGAAATGGAAGGACCGTACATCGATTACTTCAGCAACCAAGTTAAGAAGCCAGTTCTTCTAATCGGTCCAGTGGTTCCCGAGCCAAACTCCAGTGAATTAGACGAAACATGGGCCAACTGGTTGAGCCAGTTCCCAGCTAAATCGGTCATATACTGTTCTTTCGGAAGCGAGACTTTTCTGACCGACGATCAGATCACAGAACTAGCTTTAGGGTTGGAACTAACAGGACTTCCTTTCTTCCTGGTGGTCAACTTTCCAGCAAACCTTGACAGTTGTGCAGAACTGAATAGAACACTGCCTGAAGGGTTTGTAAAGAGAGTGAAGGATAAAGGGGTTGTACATTCAGGATGGATGCAACAACGACACATACTGGCACATGAAAGTGTGGGATGCTATGTGTTCCATGCCGGTTTTAGCTCGGTGATTGAAGGTCTGGTTAACGACTGTCAGCTGGTGATGCTGCCATTGAAGAATGACCAGTTTCTTAACTCTAGACTGGTTGCTTTGGAGTGGAAGGCTGGAGTGGAAGTGAATAGGAGAGATGAGGATGGGTATTTTGGGAAAGATGATGTGTTTGAAGCTGTGAAGAGTGTTATGATGGAGACTGAAAAAGAACCAGCAAAATCCATAAGAGGAAATCATAAGAAATGGAAAGAGTTTTTGCAGAATGATGAGATACATAACAAGTATGTTACAGATTTTGTTGAGAACTTGAAGGCTATGTGA